In Elusimicrobiota bacterium, the genomic window CATAATTTTCGTTTCGTTTAAGTTTTAACGGGCATGAAGTTCTTGTTTCTGCGCCGATAAGTATTGCGTTATCTGAAACAAACAGAGGATATTCCTCTTTCCAACTATTGAATGCGAGTAAAAGCGATTCGGTAAGAAAACCGGGCAGGAATTCCTTGATATCTGCAGGCTCTGTTCCGGTCTTAACGGAGTTTTTAATCAGGCGTTTTGAGCTTTTGCCGGATAAAAAGTCCGTCAGGTTTTGTGCCGGAACTTTCCATGTTTTTCCTCCGGCTATAAATGCTTTTTTTTCAATATTCTCCTGGAACCTCAACCCTGCAAGAGGATGTTTTGATTTGTAGTCATCAATATTACAGGTTACAACTATTGCGGCATTTGAAAATTCTGATGACCTGGCCGAACAGCTCATACCGTTTACAACCAGCAATCCCTGCTCGGATGAAGCGTTTACCACCTCGCCTCCGGGACACATGCAGAAAGTCTGCACGTTTCTGCCGGTAATTCTGTTGTACGTGAAAGAATATGCGGCAGCACCTATCGGCCTGAAATCGGAATATTTTTTGCCATACCTTAAAAGGTTAATTGTTTCGGCTGGGTGTTCAATTCTTACCCCGACTGAAATGGGTTTTTGTTCAATACACACGCCTTTTTTATGGAGCATTTCAAAAGTGTCTCGGGCAGAGTGGCCCGGCGCAATAAAAACATAATTTGACTTATATTCTTTTCCCCCGTTAATTACAATGCCTTGAATACTTCCGCCGGAAATAATAATGTCGGTAAGTTTTGCGCTAAAGTGAATTTCTCCGCCGTTTTGAATAATATAGTTCCTTACATTTGCCACTATTTTGCAGAGTATATCCGTCCCTATATGAGGTTTTGCGCTGTAGCGAATTTCTTCCGGAGCTCCGAATTTAATGTAAGTATCCAAAACCTTGTCTATATAAGGCGAGTTTCTTATTCTAGAAAACAGTTTGCCGTCGGAATATGACCCTGCGCCGCCTTCGCCGAACTGAATATTGGATTCGGGATCAAGGACCCTGTTTGTAATAAACTTCTGAACATCAGCGTGGCGGTCTTCAATCTTTTTGCCTCTTTCAAAAATCAACGGCTTAAGGCCGTATTCTATCAGTTCCAGCGCGGCAAACATACCGGCAGGGCCGAAGCCGATTACTACCGGATTTTCTTTAGATTTTATCTTTTTTCGGACAAGTACGGGTTTTTCTGAGTAAACAGGGAAGCTTGAAGAGTTAATGTAAGTATCAGCAGTTTTAACGACAATTGAAATATCGTAATAAAACTGTTCCTGATCTTTAATATCAAGTGATTTAGCCAGTATTTTTACTAGTTTCAGAGTGCCCGGATTTGTTTGCAGATTTTTTGCCGCGATTTGCAGGTAGTGTGACGGTTGATCTTTTTCTACAGGTATGCGCAGGCCGGTTAAGATTAAATTCAAAAAATTCTCCGATTAGATTACATCTTTTTTGGGATTCCCCCGCCTTCGCTAGCCGTTAAATTAGGGGACGGTGTTAACATAACAAGTTTAGCCACCCCTCAAAAAATTCTTTATTCCTCATTTTTCAAAAAATTATCAACTCTTTTTATTTTTACTAAATAATTGTGCAGCGGGGCAGCCCAAATCCAGCTGCTTACAATACTTGCAGGCAAGCCGGCCTCGTACTATGCCATTGCCAAATGATGTCAGAATCACCAATAAGATCATTAAAAATAAAAGCGGCAGATCAAAACTTATTATTAAGAGTATTATTCCGATTATTAAAGGAATTATTGAAACCAAAAAATCAGGAATAATATCTTTCCATGTTATTTGAATTTGACTGAATAATTTAGAATCGCCCTGCTTAAAAAATAAACGACTTATTTTCCCTTTGCCGAAAGCGCACACTTTTCCGTAATAACAACAATAAATACAGCTTTTTCTTAAAAGTCTTATTTCCAATAACAAGATGTAGAGTAAATACAACACTAACCAGATTATTCCGATCTTTAAAATTATAAAAGCTCCAATCACATAAATAGCCAGTGAAACTAAATTGGAGATTATTACTATCCAGACAGGATAATTTTCATACCGAATGTTAATCATATCATTCCTTAACCAAATTAATAGTGAATGACAAATAATTACCAAAAACTTCTTTAAATTTAAATCCGGCTTCTTCGGCTAATTTTATGATAGTTTTTTTACTTAAATAATCCGGATCCGTCAAAGCTTCGGTTACAGACAAAACCCCGCCGGGCTTAAGCGCAAGATATATTTCTTCCAATGCTTTTTTCCTGTCCGGGATCTCGCCAAGAACGGTGACAAGTATTGCGCGATCAAAATAATTTTTAAAACCTTCTCCCCCCCTTGATTTCTCCGAAATCAGGACAGGGGGGCTAGCGCCGGCACCGCCCTGAACTACGCGTATATTTGTGATAGCGTTTTCTTTAATTCTTTTTTTAAGGATCTCCAGCATCTTTTCCTGAATATCAAAGGACACCACTTCGCCTTGGGGCCCAATATATTTTGCCATCGGAATTGATATCCTTCCAGGCCCGCAACCCACATCCAGAACTTTCATCCCCGGCATAAGGCCCATCCGCTCTATTATCATCTTGCTTCCCATAACACGCTGGACCAAAGGATTTTCAAGCAAAACTATAAGCCACCACGGACACGGCCCATGCCTATGCCTGCGCAGCAACAATCCCGCCGCCGCAATTACAACCACCCCGGCTATAATTAATCCAATTTTAATCATACCCTTTTTTGTTCTCCGAAGTTTTGCTTTAGATTATGTTTCAGCTAAAATTCAATACTGACAACCAGCGGATAGATCGAAGATATCTTCACGCTTGACTCTTTTTGATCATGATGATCCACTACCCAAGACCCGCAGAGGTAACCTATAGCCGCGCCTAGGAAACAATCGGATGCCCAATGCTGATCCTCATATACGCGGGAGACCGCGGTACATGCAGCGGGTAAATAGACCGCGGCTTTCCAGAAACTATTATCAATATTTTTGGAAAGAACCGTTGAAACCGCAAATGCGTTGGCTGTATGCCCCGACGGCAGAGAGGAGTAATCACTGTTTAAATTGAACGGCTTATAAGAAAAAGCGCCTTCGTTCATATACGGCCTTGCTCTGCCGATACTGATTTTCACCACCTGCGTAATGGCAGACGAATATATAGCCGCCTGAATAAGTTCAAATCCGATTTTTTTAGATGAGTTATTTTTGTTTATCCAGCCATGCAAGGCAAACGCTCCGGCAAGCAATGGAGCAGAATACCATTCGCCCCACATTCTTCCGCCTTCAATCACAAAGCTGTTATCATATCTCCTGTCTTTGAGAACTTCATCGCGGATCTGCTTATCGGCCTGCATTACCAATATTGTCCCAGCGGTTATTACACCAAGTTTAATATAATCGTTACCTCGCCATTTTGCCGGCTGCTTGATGAATTCGTTTGTTTCATCCAAAACCTGAGAAAAATCATATTTTTCCTGCGCGAGGAGCAAAGATCCGCATATCAATAAAAAAAATAATGTCAAAAACGATTTTTTTAGCATTTTATTTACCAAGTTAGGTGTAATCTGTGTAATCAGTCTTATAATCAGTGTAATCAAGGGTCTGATGAATTTTTCAGCAGACCCTATCTGTCGTACCAAGGATCCTTGAAGAAGTATGAAATATAAAGTTTCTGCTCGGTTCGCTTAAGGTGGACCTCGTGAAAATCAGCCGGATATCTGTCGCTCAAATAGAACAGCTGCTCAAAACCGACGCTTAAGAATTCGTTAATGTCAACCGAAATTCTGGGCTTTAATATTCCGATATAATTATCCTCTTTATCGCCGACAAAGGTGTGAATCCAGTAATAATATCCCACGAATACCAGGCTCAAGCGCCCTAGCTTAAGTGTGCTTTCAAGTTCCGTTTGCATGCCGTTAGCATAGTTATAATCCCGAAGCTCGGAACCGGTCGGCCCGTCAATAGTGTTATTTCCCGCAAGCGGAATTATGCCGAGATGGAAGTTTGTTAAAAGACTTCTGCCTTTGCCGAGCGGAAGTTTTGTTAAAATGCCGCCCTCAAATGCAATGGTGGCGAGTTCAAATGTTGAAGTATCCCAGTAGTTATAATGCTGAAATATCCCCGCCAGCACTTCCATATTTTTATACTGGAAGTTTTCACCGTACCAAATTCCGTAGCCCATAACATTGTTGATCACTTTATCGCCGGCCCCCCCGAAATATAAGTCTCCCCAGAACCTGAAATAATCAAAGGGTTTTCTGTCCCTGTATTCAAACGGGTACCCGTAATCCAAATTCACATCCACCGTCTGGTTTCCCGGCCCGGTACCGAATTTTGAGCCTTCGTTTGCCCAGCGGGATCCAAGGGATACCACAATGTTGACAGGTTCTTTCTGATAGATCTCTTGAGAGGTTTTTCCATATGCAGTTCCTTGTATCAATCGGTTAAAACCTCTCACCGGGTCAACCAGCGCGGCTCCCAGCTCGCGGAAAAACCTCTCCGAGCCGGTGGTCTTATCGTTAAGAATATTTGAGCTGAGCCTGTACTGCATTTCGCCGATAAGCGGGCCGGTTATGCTTGTGTTGATAATATCGTTATAGGCCGGCAGGGTATTTTCGCCGAAATATTCCCACAGCAAGCCCCCGCCGAATGCGAAAGGAATTGATTCGTAGAAAC contains:
- a CDS encoding dehydrogenase, whose amino-acid sequence is MNLILTGLRIPVEKDQPSHYLQIAAKNLQTNPGTLKLVKILAKSLDIKDQEQFYYDISIVVKTADTYINSSSFPVYSEKPVLVRKKIKSKENPVVIGFGPAGMFAALELIEYGLKPLIFERGKKIEDRHADVQKFITNRVLDPESNIQFGEGGAGSYSDGKLFSRIRNSPYIDKVLDTYIKFGAPEEIRYSAKPHIGTDILCKIVANVRNYIIQNGGEIHFSAKLTDIIISGGSIQGIVINGGKEYKSNYVFIAPGHSARDTFEMLHKKGVCIEQKPISVGVRIEHPAETINLLRYGKKYSDFRPIGAAAYSFTYNRITGRNVQTFCMCPGGEVVNASSEQGLLVVNGMSCSARSSEFSNAAIVVTCNIDDYKSKHPLAGLRFQENIEKKAFIAGGKTWKVPAQNLTDFLSGKSSKRLIKNSVKTGTEPADIKEFLPGFLTESLLLAFNSWKEEYPLFVSDNAILIGAETRTSCPLKLKRNENYESVSIKKLFPIGEGSGYTGGITSSAADAIKAVESIIIGTDT
- a CDS encoding methyltransferase domain-containing protein; amino-acid sequence: MIKIGLIIAGVVVIAAAGLLLRRHRHGPCPWWLIVLLENPLVQRVMGSKMIIERMGLMPGMKVLDVGCGPGRISIPMAKYIGPQGEVVSFDIQEKMLEILKKRIKENAITNIRVVQGGAGASPPVLISEKSRGGEGFKNYFDRAILVTVLGEIPDRKKALEEIYLALKPGGVLSVTEALTDPDYLSKKTIIKLAEEAGFKFKEVFGNYLSFTINLVKE
- a CDS encoding phosphatase PAP2 family protein, coding for MLKKSFLTLFFLLICGSLLLAQEKYDFSQVLDETNEFIKQPAKWRGNDYIKLGVITAGTILVMQADKQIRDEVLKDRRYDNSFVIEGGRMWGEWYSAPLLAGAFALHGWINKNNSSKKIGFELIQAAIYSSAITQVVKISIGRARPYMNEGAFSYKPFNLNSDYSSLPSGHTANAFAVSTVLSKNIDNSFWKAAVYLPAACTAVSRVYEDQHWASDCFLGAAIGYLCGSWVVDHHDQKESSVKISSIYPLVVSIEF
- a CDS encoding DUF3943 domain-containing protein, whose protein sequence is MAAFLILSAVICEAQLPEREMSLALANVENPRQSGPLHIFKDKKKTTHDKLVLYSVHGSLFNDDPAYNKKYPLWIPAAETFGVLGTVWVFDRYVSKEDYAFTTMETWKHNLAAGWEWDNDNLYLNFFMHPYSGAVFFNTARSNGYSFYESIPFAFGGGLLWEYFGENTLPAYNDIINTSITGPLIGEMQYRLSSNILNDKTTGSERFFRELGAALVDPVRGFNRLIQGTAYGKTSQEIYQKEPVNIVVSLGSRWANEGSKFGTGPGNQTVDVNLDYGYPFEYRDRKPFDYFRFWGDLYFGGAGDKVINNVMGYGIWYGENFQYKNMEVLAGIFQHYNYWDTSTFELATIAFEGGILTKLPLGKGRSLLTNFHLGIIPLAGNNTIDGPTGSELRDYNYANGMQTELESTLKLGRLSLVFVGYYYWIHTFVGDKEDNYIGILKPRISVDINEFLSVGFEQLFYLSDRYPADFHEVHLKRTEQKLYISYFFKDPWYDR